A single Anopheles funestus chromosome 2RL, idAnoFuneDA-416_04, whole genome shotgun sequence DNA region contains:
- the LOC125762382 gene encoding PHD finger protein 12 isoform X2, giving the protein MNAKIGKQRAQPDDMVAAGGLMPLIQALIKPPESIDSLGRNHQKRSNHPYYRKPGRGHNNDTCDSCKEGGALLCCDRCPSSFHLGCHDPPLSEEEIPYGTWVCHTCKCKSESIDETLGTGGKLRLRVRSLSHKSYNSSSSGGKHSHDSDNNDSLAGYSEPTTPLSEAIALGSTSSLVTELEQVEPHADRSWDDCKMNTPFDQLIRAARLLNPKQFELPSDMEMCFPFPGTEKSDGLGKRAKMKKMHELDSQGLVPLPAKTCHTCGQSCRKAPLVACDYCELVFHQDCLDPPLTAMPTTMWMCPNHVEQFVDAKMVNTVSATERIRLWNQFNNDIDHETVKTEFLRKVHRKNPPFRLRQKIRPRTKIMVPPSIEYHYRNRAPLLPSLSTFLRSRQVNPSMHFMHVQPVRYDDETLLQIVERELQAFVEADERMGYEKMSTAEDGSDDEDAETIDEKGANAEATVIECNGKTEETKAESKSIEANGVQSDADTNEVMRELDNLEPSLIRLLAVQRMQQLIADHPECLVSSTSNGTTAQKEAIEQMCQSDDLKKMPLPSELLTKEDIERIAREFTTANGGNNTNMKDHDLGKAQNGPESGKTKKPPIKQDVSDATVTTSSKKDALTELTSRIVNQAQHQQIRVRAALTWVNLDQEGYFSFEKVDASDAICMSYRSFTIGSGPGNDVTLAKYGDCCCTSSRHAIIFYDEVTQMFELINYSEFGTEVNGHLYACDFGDHSTGCSYESPTQHGTASVLDLLAEGKKAINDGQEFSTGTLGSGTKCDSRTQAKQDVQSILEKVRQTNAQLTAKEFYASTCMADRTLPLCKCSSERRIPTRACGWEGSAILYHGALIRFGCHAFVFTIVDYDDGQDEFEDSYRDSDSD; this is encoded by the exons ATGAATGCCAAAATAGGCAAACAGCGTGCTCAACCGGACGATATGGTGGCCGCAGGTGGCTTGATGCCG CTTATTCAGGCACTCATCAAGCCACCGGAATCGATTGATTCGTTGGGACGAAATCATCAAAAGCGGAGTAACCATCCATATTACAGGAAGCCGGGACGGGGTCACAATAATGATACGTGCGATTCGTGTAAAGAAGGTGGTGCGTTGCTTTGTTGCGATCGATGCCCTTCCTCCTTCCATCTCGGGTGCCACGATCCACCGCTTTCGGAAGAAGAAATACCGTACGGTACGTGGGTCTGCCATACCTGTAAATGCAAATCCGAGAGTATAGACGAAACCCTCGGCACAGGCGGAAAGCTACGCTTACGTGTTCGTAGCCTATCGCATAAAAGCTACAATTCGAGCAGCTCCGGCGGAAAGCATTCGCACGATAGTGACAATAATGATTCACTAGCAGGTTACAGTGAACCAACCACACCACTATCGGAAGCCATTGCACTTGGTTCGACTAGTTCGTTGGTCACGGAGTTGGAACAGGTTGAACCGCATGCGGATAGAAGCTGGGACGACTGTAAAATGAATACACCGTTCGACCAGCTAATACGTGCGGCTCGGTTACTGAATCCCAAACAGTTCGAGCTGCCATCGGATATGGAaatgtgctttccgtttccggGAACGGAAAAGTCGGATGGGCTCGGTAAACGGgccaaaatgaagaaaatgcaCGAGCTGGATAGTCAGGGGCTGGTGCCACTGCCTGCAAAAACGTGTCACACCTGTGGACAGTCTTGTCGCAAAGCGCCACTGGTTGCTTGCGATTATTGTGAGCTGGTGTTCCATCAGGACTGTCTCGATCCACCACTTACGGCAATGCCCACAACGATGTGGATGTGTCCAAATCATGTGGAACAATTTGTT GACGCAAAAATGGTCAACACTGTGTCGGCAACAGAACGCATACGATTGTGGAACCAATTTAACAACGATATCGATCACGAAACAGTGAAAACGGAGTTTCTACGCAAAGTGCACCGTAAAAATCCTCCCTTTCGTTTGAGACAAAAGATTCGGCCGCGAACCAAAATTATGGTACCACCGTCGATTGAGTATCACTATCGAAATCGTGCGCCGCTGCTACCTTCGCTTAGTACGTTCCTGCGTTCGCGTCAAGTGAACCCTTCCATGCACTTCATGCATGTACAACCGGTCCGTTATGATGACGAGACGCTGCTACAAATTGTCGAACGCGAGCTGCAAGCCTTCGTAGAGGCGGACGAGCGAATGGGCTACGAAAAGATGAGCACAGCCGAGGACGGAAGTGATGATGAGGATGCAGAAACGATAGATGAAAAGGGTGCAAATGCAGAAGCGACCGTTATAGAATGCAATGGCAAGACAGAAGAAACTAAGGCGGAAAGTAAGAGCATAGAAGCAAATGGAGTGCAGAGCGATGCTGACACTAATGAAG TGATGCGCGAGTTGGACAATCTGGAACCTTCGCTGATACGGCTGTTGGCGGTACAACGAATGCAGCAGCTTATAGCGGATCATCCCGAGTGTTTGGTTAGCTCCACATCTAACGGTACAACGGCACAGAAAGAAGCAATAGAACAGATGTGTCAGAGCGATGATCTAAAAAAGATGCCACTGCCTAGCGAGCTGCTCACAAAGGAAGATATAGAGCGGATAGCGCGTGAATTCACTACCGCCAATGGTggcaacaacacaaacatgAAAGATCACGATTTAGGAAAAGCACAAAATGGACCGGAAAgcggaaaaacgaaaaagccACCGATCAAACAGGATGTATCCGATGCAACCGTTACTACCTCGTCCAAGAAGGATGCCCTGACCGAGTTAACGAGCCGCATAGTGAACCAAGCACAGCATCAGCAAATTCGTGTACGAGCCGCCCTGACCTGGGTCAACTTGGATCAGGAGGGATatttttcgtttgaaaaaGTGGATGCATCCGACGCGATTTGTATGTCGTACCGCTCATTTACGATCGGTTCCGGGCCGGGCAACGATGTAACGCTGGCCAAGTATGGCGATTGTTGCTGCACATCCAGCCGACATGCGATCATATTTTACGATGAG GTGACGCAAATGTTCGAGCTAATAAACTACTCCGAGTTTGGTACGGAAGTGAATGGGCATCTTTATGCCTGCGATTTTGGCGATCATTCAACAGGATGCTCGTACGAATCGCCAACTCAACATGGCACCGCATCGGTGTTGGATTTGCTAGCAGAGggcaaaaaagcaataaatgaCGGGCAGGAATTTAGTACAGGAACGCTAGGGTCCGGTACGAAATGTGATTCCCGAACTCAAGCAAAACAGGACGTGCAAAGTATACTCGAAAAGGTTCGCCAAACAAATGCACAATTAACGGCGAAAGAGTTTTATGCTTCCACATG CATGGCCGATCGTACACTACCGCTGTGCAAATGTTCATCGGAACGGCGAATACCGACGCGTGCGTGCGGATGGGAGGGCAGTGCCATACTGTACCACGGTGCATTGATACGCTTCGGTTGCCACGCGTTCGTATTCACAATCGTTGATTACGATGATGGACAGGATGAGTTTGAGGATTCTTACCGGGATAGTGATAGCGATTAA
- the LOC125762382 gene encoding PHD finger protein 12 isoform X1, giving the protein MNAKIGKQRAQPDDMVAAGGLMPLIQALIKPPESIDSLGRNHQKRSNHPYYRKPGRGHNNDTCDSCKEGGALLCCDRCPSSFHLGCHDPPLSEEEIPYGTWVCHTCKCKSESIDETLGTGGKLRLRVRSLSHKSYNSSSSGGKHSHDSDNNDSLAGYSEPTTPLSEAIALGSTSSLVTELEQVEPHADRSWDDCKMNTPFDQLIRAARLLNPKQFELPSDMEMCFPFPGTEKSDGLGKRAKMKKMHELDSQGLVPLPAKTCHTCGQSCRKAPLVACDYCELVFHQDCLDPPLTAMPTTMWMCPNHVEQFVDAKMVNTVSATERIRLWNQFNNDIDHETVKTEFLRKVHRKNPPFRLRQKIRPRTKIMVPPSIEYHYRNRAPLLPSLSTFLRSRQVNPSMHFMHVQPVRYDDETLLQIVERELQAFVEADERMGYEKMSTAEDGSDDEDAETIDEKGANAEATVIECNGKTEETKAESKSIEANGVQSDADTNEGTNSLESNLKKDVSALHVRDMKLGFKDKICERKENAPKNQNDLVMRELDNLEPSLIRLLAVQRMQQLIADHPECLVSSTSNGTTAQKEAIEQMCQSDDLKKMPLPSELLTKEDIERIAREFTTANGGNNTNMKDHDLGKAQNGPESGKTKKPPIKQDVSDATVTTSSKKDALTELTSRIVNQAQHQQIRVRAALTWVNLDQEGYFSFEKVDASDAICMSYRSFTIGSGPGNDVTLAKYGDCCCTSSRHAIIFYDEVTQMFELINYSEFGTEVNGHLYACDFGDHSTGCSYESPTQHGTASVLDLLAEGKKAINDGQEFSTGTLGSGTKCDSRTQAKQDVQSILEKVRQTNAQLTAKEFYASTCMADRTLPLCKCSSERRIPTRACGWEGSAILYHGALIRFGCHAFVFTIVDYDDGQDEFEDSYRDSDSD; this is encoded by the exons ATGAATGCCAAAATAGGCAAACAGCGTGCTCAACCGGACGATATGGTGGCCGCAGGTGGCTTGATGCCG CTTATTCAGGCACTCATCAAGCCACCGGAATCGATTGATTCGTTGGGACGAAATCATCAAAAGCGGAGTAACCATCCATATTACAGGAAGCCGGGACGGGGTCACAATAATGATACGTGCGATTCGTGTAAAGAAGGTGGTGCGTTGCTTTGTTGCGATCGATGCCCTTCCTCCTTCCATCTCGGGTGCCACGATCCACCGCTTTCGGAAGAAGAAATACCGTACGGTACGTGGGTCTGCCATACCTGTAAATGCAAATCCGAGAGTATAGACGAAACCCTCGGCACAGGCGGAAAGCTACGCTTACGTGTTCGTAGCCTATCGCATAAAAGCTACAATTCGAGCAGCTCCGGCGGAAAGCATTCGCACGATAGTGACAATAATGATTCACTAGCAGGTTACAGTGAACCAACCACACCACTATCGGAAGCCATTGCACTTGGTTCGACTAGTTCGTTGGTCACGGAGTTGGAACAGGTTGAACCGCATGCGGATAGAAGCTGGGACGACTGTAAAATGAATACACCGTTCGACCAGCTAATACGTGCGGCTCGGTTACTGAATCCCAAACAGTTCGAGCTGCCATCGGATATGGAaatgtgctttccgtttccggGAACGGAAAAGTCGGATGGGCTCGGTAAACGGgccaaaatgaagaaaatgcaCGAGCTGGATAGTCAGGGGCTGGTGCCACTGCCTGCAAAAACGTGTCACACCTGTGGACAGTCTTGTCGCAAAGCGCCACTGGTTGCTTGCGATTATTGTGAGCTGGTGTTCCATCAGGACTGTCTCGATCCACCACTTACGGCAATGCCCACAACGATGTGGATGTGTCCAAATCATGTGGAACAATTTGTT GACGCAAAAATGGTCAACACTGTGTCGGCAACAGAACGCATACGATTGTGGAACCAATTTAACAACGATATCGATCACGAAACAGTGAAAACGGAGTTTCTACGCAAAGTGCACCGTAAAAATCCTCCCTTTCGTTTGAGACAAAAGATTCGGCCGCGAACCAAAATTATGGTACCACCGTCGATTGAGTATCACTATCGAAATCGTGCGCCGCTGCTACCTTCGCTTAGTACGTTCCTGCGTTCGCGTCAAGTGAACCCTTCCATGCACTTCATGCATGTACAACCGGTCCGTTATGATGACGAGACGCTGCTACAAATTGTCGAACGCGAGCTGCAAGCCTTCGTAGAGGCGGACGAGCGAATGGGCTACGAAAAGATGAGCACAGCCGAGGACGGAAGTGATGATGAGGATGCAGAAACGATAGATGAAAAGGGTGCAAATGCAGAAGCGACCGTTATAGAATGCAATGGCAAGACAGAAGAAACTAAGGCGGAAAGTAAGAGCATAGAAGCAAATGGAGTGCAGAGCGATGCTGACACTAATGAAGGTACCAATTCACTCGAATCGAACCTTAAAAAGGATGTTAGTGCACTGCATGTACGAGACATGAAACTCGGGTTCAAAGATAAAATTtgtgagagaaaagaaaatgcaccaaaaaatcaaaatgatcTGG TGATGCGCGAGTTGGACAATCTGGAACCTTCGCTGATACGGCTGTTGGCGGTACAACGAATGCAGCAGCTTATAGCGGATCATCCCGAGTGTTTGGTTAGCTCCACATCTAACGGTACAACGGCACAGAAAGAAGCAATAGAACAGATGTGTCAGAGCGATGATCTAAAAAAGATGCCACTGCCTAGCGAGCTGCTCACAAAGGAAGATATAGAGCGGATAGCGCGTGAATTCACTACCGCCAATGGTggcaacaacacaaacatgAAAGATCACGATTTAGGAAAAGCACAAAATGGACCGGAAAgcggaaaaacgaaaaagccACCGATCAAACAGGATGTATCCGATGCAACCGTTACTACCTCGTCCAAGAAGGATGCCCTGACCGAGTTAACGAGCCGCATAGTGAACCAAGCACAGCATCAGCAAATTCGTGTACGAGCCGCCCTGACCTGGGTCAACTTGGATCAGGAGGGATatttttcgtttgaaaaaGTGGATGCATCCGACGCGATTTGTATGTCGTACCGCTCATTTACGATCGGTTCCGGGCCGGGCAACGATGTAACGCTGGCCAAGTATGGCGATTGTTGCTGCACATCCAGCCGACATGCGATCATATTTTACGATGAG GTGACGCAAATGTTCGAGCTAATAAACTACTCCGAGTTTGGTACGGAAGTGAATGGGCATCTTTATGCCTGCGATTTTGGCGATCATTCAACAGGATGCTCGTACGAATCGCCAACTCAACATGGCACCGCATCGGTGTTGGATTTGCTAGCAGAGggcaaaaaagcaataaatgaCGGGCAGGAATTTAGTACAGGAACGCTAGGGTCCGGTACGAAATGTGATTCCCGAACTCAAGCAAAACAGGACGTGCAAAGTATACTCGAAAAGGTTCGCCAAACAAATGCACAATTAACGGCGAAAGAGTTTTATGCTTCCACATG CATGGCCGATCGTACACTACCGCTGTGCAAATGTTCATCGGAACGGCGAATACCGACGCGTGCGTGCGGATGGGAGGGCAGTGCCATACTGTACCACGGTGCATTGATACGCTTCGGTTGCCACGCGTTCGTATTCACAATCGTTGATTACGATGATGGACAGGATGAGTTTGAGGATTCTTACCGGGATAGTGATAGCGATTAA
- the LOC125762396 gene encoding ras-related protein Rab-35-like — translation MAREYDHLFKLLIIGDSGVGKSSLLIRFSDNTFSGSYITTIGVDFKIRTVVINGERVKLQIWDTAGQERFRTITNTYYRGTHGVIVVYDVTNGESFGNVKRWLQEIESNCDIVNKVLVGNKNDDPTRKVVTTEDAERFANQMEIKLFETSAKDNINVEEMFLAITEQVLRHKKQTQKQQQSETNNDTVQLKKGTHKKKNKCC, via the exons ATGGCCCGCGAGTATGatcatttgtttaaattgCTTATTATTGGCGACAGCG GCGTCGGCAAATCTTCGCTGCTGATACGGTTCTCCGACAATACATTCTCCGGAAGCTATATCACCACCATTGGGGTGGATTTCAAGATACGCACAGTTGTGATTAATGGCGAACGGGTAAAGCTGCAAATCTGGGACACGGCCGGACAGGAACGGTTTAGAACGATCACCAATAC CTACTATCGGGGTACACACGGCGTTATCGTGGTGTACGACGTGACCAATGGTGAATCGTTCGGAAACGTGAAACGTTGGCTGCAGGAGATCGAATCTAACTGTGACATAGTCAATAAAGTACTAG TTGGCAACAAAAATGATGATCCAACGCGCAAGGTAGTTACCACGGAGGATGCGGAACGTTTCGCCAACCAGATGGAGATCAAGCTGTTCGAAACATCCGCCAAAGATAACATCAACGTGGAGGAGATGTTCCTCGCCATCACCGAACAGGTGCTGAGGCACAAGAAACAAACGCAGAAACAACAGCAATCGGAAACGAACAACGATACGGTACAGCTTAAAAAGGGTActcacaaaaagaaaaacaaatgttgctAA
- the LOC125762398 gene encoding delta-like protein C yields MFKLAIVCIALAATISHSDAQCPDNPCGIEASCRLNTAGIPVCSCPFGYLGDPFKKCIRPECVTDGDCTEFQGCRKGKCVDPCGCSCGLNAACTTKHHIPVCYCPEGFTGSPFERCDPL; encoded by the exons ATG TTCAAATTGGCAATCGTTTGTATCGCGCTGGCGGCAACTATTAGTCACAGCGACG CACAATGTCCCGACAATCCGTGCGGCATAGAGGCATCGTGCCGATTAAACACGGCCGGTATTCCGGTCTGTTCGTGCCCGTTCGGTTATTTGGGTGATCCCTTCAAAAAATGCATACGGCCGGAATGCGTGACCGACGGCGATTGTACCGAGTTCCAGGGATGCCGCAAGGGCAAATGTGTTGATCCGTGTGGTTGTAGCTGCGGTCTAAATGCGGCATGCACG ACTAAACATCACATTCCGGTTTGTTACTGCCCGGAAGGTTTCACTGGCAGTCCCTTCGAGCGGTGTGATCCGTTGTAA
- the LOC125762387 gene encoding neurogenic locus notch homolog protein 1-like isoform X3: MHPVVQFRLPLACPARIRLLLALLVFGNVWLTAVGQGCLRSPCGVGAMCQETAGGRPVCSCPAGYSGNPLVQCRRAECLDHSECRGDQACRNGNCVNPCAGVCGINANCEVRNHVPVCSCPRGRTGDPFSSCRLQDPEELCRPSPCGSNTKCDVINGVPTCSCLPGYIGSPLSGCRHECESDVECSSNQHCSQFKCVNGCNQCGKGATCARVTNHRAVCECPKGYIGSPFSECRPECFGDRDCPAGRPACIYGICKNPCEGACGVNADCNLRGLTPVCSCPRDMTGDPFISCRPFTKEDLCSPNPCGTNAVCTPGYDRSNQERPVCTCPAGYTGNALTSCVRGECQNDGECSDHKACIAYQCVDPCIGQCGVGAQCQAKRHLAVCTCPAGTQGDALVSCRTARNYPVARYNKKRNAVP, translated from the exons ATG CATCCGGTGGTACAATTCCGGCTGCCATTGGCGTGTCCTGCCCGGATCCGGTTACTGCTGGCGTTGCTGGTGTTCGGAAACGTTTGGCTCACCGCCGTAG GGCAAGGATGTTTGCGCAGTCCGTGTGGTGTAGGTGCCATGTGTCAGGAGACGGCCGGTGGACGTCCGGTTTGTTCCTGCCCCGCCGGTTACAGTGGCAATCCGCTCGTCCAATGCCGACGGGCCGAATGTCTTGATCATTCGGAATGCCGTGGTGATCAGGCCTGCCGTAACGGGAACTGCGTCAATCCGTGTGCGGGCGTATGCGGAATCAATGCCAACTGTGAG GTACGCAACCACGTGCCGGTGTGTAGCTGCCCCCGTGGCAGAACCGGTGATCCCTTCAGCAGCTGCCGTTTGCAGGACCCCG aggaACTATGCCGTCCAAGTCCCTGCGGATCAAACACCAAGTGTGACGTGATCAACGGTGTTCCGACCTGTTCCTGTTTGCCTGGATATATT GGCTCTCCACTGTCCGGCTGTCGGCACGAGTGTGAATCGGATGTAGAATGTAGCTCCAATCAGCACTGTAGCCAGTTCAAGTGCGTCAACGGATGTAATCAGTGTGGCAAAGGTGCAACCTGTGCCCGGGTGACGAACCATCGGGCAGTCTGCGAATGCCCGAAAGGGTATATTGGTAGCCCGTTCAGTGAGTGTCGGCCGGAATGTTTTGGCGATCGGGATTGTCCAGCTGGTCGACCGGCATGTATCTACGGTATTTGCAAAAATCCATGCGAAGGTGCGTGCGGTGTAAATGCCGACTGTAATCTGCGCGGTTTGACGCCGGTCTGCAGTTGTCCGCGTGATATGACTGGCGATCCGTTTATCAGCTGTCGTCCATTCACGAAGGAAGATCTGTGCAGTCCGAATCCGTGTGGTACGAATGCTGTCTGTACGCCCGGGTACGATCGAAGCAACCAGGAACGGCCTGTATGCACCTGTCCGGCCGGTTATACCGGGAATGCACTGACCAGCTGTGTTCGT GGTGAATGCCAAAATGATGGAGAATGTTCCGATCACAAGGCTTGCATTGCGTACCAGTGTGTGGATCCTTGCATTGGACAGTGTGGTGTTG GTGCACAGTGTCAGGCGAAGCGCCATCTTGCCGTCTGTACCTGTCCAGCGGGAACACAGGGTGATGCGCTCGTATCGTGCCGTACCGCGCGTAACTATCCGGTTGCCCGTTATAACAAGAAGCGCAATGCAGTACCCTAA
- the LOC125762387 gene encoding neurogenic locus notch homolog protein 1-like isoform X1, translating into MHPVVQFRLPLACPARIRLLLALLVFGNVWLTAVGTQRTVYRAGDEIVTITRTKVDPSTATSPGYSYYTYTATNPQPEIVYYTNAQGITTRQYQTTPGSVGAINRRIAYDDGTATEGQGCLRSPCGVGAMCQETAGGRPVCSCPAGYSGNPLVQCRRAECLDHSECRGDQACRNGNCVNPCAGVCGINANCEVRNHVPVCSCPRGRTGDPFSSCRLQDPEELCRPSPCGSNTKCDVINGVPTCSCLPGYIGSPLSGCRHECESDVECSSNQHCSQFKCVNGCNQCGKGATCARVTNHRAVCECPKGYIGSPFSECRPECFGDRDCPAGRPACIYGICKNPCEGACGVNADCNLRGLTPVCSCPRDMTGDPFISCRPFTKEDLCSPNPCGTNAVCTPGYDRSNQERPVCTCPAGYTGNALTSCVRGECQNDGECSDHKACIAYQCVDPCIGQCGVGAQCQAKRHLAVCTCPAGTQGDALVSCRTARNYPVARYNKKRNAVP; encoded by the exons ATG CATCCGGTGGTACAATTCCGGCTGCCATTGGCGTGTCCTGCCCGGATCCGGTTACTGCTGGCGTTGCTGGTGTTCGGAAACGTTTGGCTCACCGCCGTAGGTACGCAACGGACCGTCTATCGGGCCGGTGACGAAATTGTGACGATAACGCGCACAAAAGTCGACCCGTCCACGGCTACGTCCCCTGGCTACTCGTACTATACGTACACTGCCACCAATCCTCAGCCCGAAATCGTGTACTACACGAATGCGCAAGGGATCACGACCAGGCAGTATCAGACCACCCCCGGATCGGTGGGAGCCATAAATCGGCGCATTGCCTACGATGACGGAACTGCGACGGAAG GGCAAGGATGTTTGCGCAGTCCGTGTGGTGTAGGTGCCATGTGTCAGGAGACGGCCGGTGGACGTCCGGTTTGTTCCTGCCCCGCCGGTTACAGTGGCAATCCGCTCGTCCAATGCCGACGGGCCGAATGTCTTGATCATTCGGAATGCCGTGGTGATCAGGCCTGCCGTAACGGGAACTGCGTCAATCCGTGTGCGGGCGTATGCGGAATCAATGCCAACTGTGAG GTACGCAACCACGTGCCGGTGTGTAGCTGCCCCCGTGGCAGAACCGGTGATCCCTTCAGCAGCTGCCGTTTGCAGGACCCCG aggaACTATGCCGTCCAAGTCCCTGCGGATCAAACACCAAGTGTGACGTGATCAACGGTGTTCCGACCTGTTCCTGTTTGCCTGGATATATT GGCTCTCCACTGTCCGGCTGTCGGCACGAGTGTGAATCGGATGTAGAATGTAGCTCCAATCAGCACTGTAGCCAGTTCAAGTGCGTCAACGGATGTAATCAGTGTGGCAAAGGTGCAACCTGTGCCCGGGTGACGAACCATCGGGCAGTCTGCGAATGCCCGAAAGGGTATATTGGTAGCCCGTTCAGTGAGTGTCGGCCGGAATGTTTTGGCGATCGGGATTGTCCAGCTGGTCGACCGGCATGTATCTACGGTATTTGCAAAAATCCATGCGAAGGTGCGTGCGGTGTAAATGCCGACTGTAATCTGCGCGGTTTGACGCCGGTCTGCAGTTGTCCGCGTGATATGACTGGCGATCCGTTTATCAGCTGTCGTCCATTCACGAAGGAAGATCTGTGCAGTCCGAATCCGTGTGGTACGAATGCTGTCTGTACGCCCGGGTACGATCGAAGCAACCAGGAACGGCCTGTATGCACCTGTCCGGCCGGTTATACCGGGAATGCACTGACCAGCTGTGTTCGT GGTGAATGCCAAAATGATGGAGAATGTTCCGATCACAAGGCTTGCATTGCGTACCAGTGTGTGGATCCTTGCATTGGACAGTGTGGTGTTG GTGCACAGTGTCAGGCGAAGCGCCATCTTGCCGTCTGTACCTGTCCAGCGGGAACACAGGGTGATGCGCTCGTATCGTGCCGTACCGCGCGTAACTATCCGGTTGCCCGTTATAACAAGAAGCGCAATGCAGTACCCTAA
- the LOC125762387 gene encoding neurogenic locus notch homolog protein 1-like isoform X2, with the protein MHPVVQFRLPLACPARIRLLLALLVFGNVWLTAVGTQRTVYRAGDEIVTITRTKVDPSTATSPGYSYYTYTATNPQPEIVYYTNAQGITTRQYQTTPGSVGAINRRIAYDDGTATEGQGCLRSPCGVGAMCQETAGGRPVCSCPAGYSGNPLVQCRRAECLDHSECRGDQACRNGNCVNPCAGVCGINANCEVRNHVPVCSCPRGRTGDPFSSCRLQDPEELCRPSPCGSNTKCDVINGVPTCSCLPGYIGSPLSGCRHECESDVECSSNQHCSQFKCVNGCNQCGKGATCARVTNHRAVCECPKGYIGSPFSECRPECFGDRDCPAGRPACIYGICKNPCEGACGVNADCNLRGLTPVCSCPRDMTGDPFISCRPFTKEDLCSPNPCGTNAVCTPGYDRSNQERPVCTCPAGYTGNALTSCVRGECQNDGECSDHKACIAYQCVDPCIGQCGVGAQCQAKRHLAVCTCPAGTQGDALVSCRTARNYPVARYNKKRNAVP; encoded by the exons CATCCGGTGGTACAATTCCGGCTGCCATTGGCGTGTCCTGCCCGGATCCGGTTACTGCTGGCGTTGCTGGTGTTCGGAAACGTTTGGCTCACCGCCGTAGGTACGCAACGGACCGTCTATCGGGCCGGTGACGAAATTGTGACGATAACGCGCACAAAAGTCGACCCGTCCACGGCTACGTCCCCTGGCTACTCGTACTATACGTACACTGCCACCAATCCTCAGCCCGAAATCGTGTACTACACGAATGCGCAAGGGATCACGACCAGGCAGTATCAGACCACCCCCGGATCGGTGGGAGCCATAAATCGGCGCATTGCCTACGATGACGGAACTGCGACGGAAG GGCAAGGATGTTTGCGCAGTCCGTGTGGTGTAGGTGCCATGTGTCAGGAGACGGCCGGTGGACGTCCGGTTTGTTCCTGCCCCGCCGGTTACAGTGGCAATCCGCTCGTCCAATGCCGACGGGCCGAATGTCTTGATCATTCGGAATGCCGTGGTGATCAGGCCTGCCGTAACGGGAACTGCGTCAATCCGTGTGCGGGCGTATGCGGAATCAATGCCAACTGTGAG GTACGCAACCACGTGCCGGTGTGTAGCTGCCCCCGTGGCAGAACCGGTGATCCCTTCAGCAGCTGCCGTTTGCAGGACCCCG aggaACTATGCCGTCCAAGTCCCTGCGGATCAAACACCAAGTGTGACGTGATCAACGGTGTTCCGACCTGTTCCTGTTTGCCTGGATATATT GGCTCTCCACTGTCCGGCTGTCGGCACGAGTGTGAATCGGATGTAGAATGTAGCTCCAATCAGCACTGTAGCCAGTTCAAGTGCGTCAACGGATGTAATCAGTGTGGCAAAGGTGCAACCTGTGCCCGGGTGACGAACCATCGGGCAGTCTGCGAATGCCCGAAAGGGTATATTGGTAGCCCGTTCAGTGAGTGTCGGCCGGAATGTTTTGGCGATCGGGATTGTCCAGCTGGTCGACCGGCATGTATCTACGGTATTTGCAAAAATCCATGCGAAGGTGCGTGCGGTGTAAATGCCGACTGTAATCTGCGCGGTTTGACGCCGGTCTGCAGTTGTCCGCGTGATATGACTGGCGATCCGTTTATCAGCTGTCGTCCATTCACGAAGGAAGATCTGTGCAGTCCGAATCCGTGTGGTACGAATGCTGTCTGTACGCCCGGGTACGATCGAAGCAACCAGGAACGGCCTGTATGCACCTGTCCGGCCGGTTATACCGGGAATGCACTGACCAGCTGTGTTCGT GGTGAATGCCAAAATGATGGAGAATGTTCCGATCACAAGGCTTGCATTGCGTACCAGTGTGTGGATCCTTGCATTGGACAGTGTGGTGTTG GTGCACAGTGTCAGGCGAAGCGCCATCTTGCCGTCTGTACCTGTCCAGCGGGAACACAGGGTGATGCGCTCGTATCGTGCCGTACCGCGCGTAACTATCCGGTTGCCCGTTATAACAAGAAGCGCAATGCAGTACCCTAA